A region from the Algoriphagus machipongonensis genome encodes:
- the topA gene encoding type I DNA topoisomerase — protein sequence MSKNLVIVESPAKAKTIEGYLGSDYKVVSSYGHVRDLPKGDKAIDIKNRFEPTYEVTADKKDVIKNLKAMVKDSEMIFLASDDDREGEAISWHLKEVLKLKEEQTKRIVFREITKNAISKAIENPRGIDYDLVNAQQARRILDRLVGFELSPILWKKIKTGLSAGRVQSVAVRLIVDREREIEQFKAKSSFRITALFEVEGKVFKGEHPKRFETKEEAEQFLKSCLNAEFSVGNLEKKPGKKSPAAPFTTSTLQQEASRKLYFSVAQTMSVAQKLYEAGKITYMRTDSVNLSEDAMNSAKNAINNSYGDQYHKARKYSTKSEGAQEAHEAIRPTDFSVNEISGDRNEQRLYDLIWKRAIASQMSDAALEKTTITIDISNSDQHLVATGEIIKFDGFLKVYLEDTDDEPEDEDNVNKSLLPPLEIGQGLGLKEMKGKETFSRSAPRYTEASLVKKLEELGIGRPSTYAPTISTIQRREYVIKESRDGTPRKYVEMVIADCNFKDEVKTEITGAEKQKLFPTNIAMVVNDFLVEHFPNVIDFSFTARVEKEFDDIATGGQDWHDMIQSFYGNFHHNVEETEQVSRQDINTSRELGKHPESGKPMIARLGKFGPLVQIGDSEDEEKQYASLKKGQFIENITLEDALELFKLPRDVGMFEDKKMVAAIGRFGPYIRHDGAFFSIGKELDPLSINEEEAIEIIKNKREADAKKHIKSFDENPEIQVLNGRWGPYIKMGKKNYKIPKDKVAEDLTYEETIHIIENQPEPKKKGRFAKKKS from the coding sequence ATGTCGAAAAACCTTGTTATTGTCGAGTCCCCTGCCAAAGCAAAAACCATTGAAGGTTACCTTGGTAGTGATTATAAGGTTGTTTCAAGCTACGGCCATGTGAGAGATCTCCCTAAAGGAGATAAAGCAATTGATATTAAAAATAGGTTTGAACCTACCTATGAGGTTACTGCCGATAAAAAGGATGTAATCAAAAACCTGAAGGCAATGGTGAAGGATTCAGAAATGATCTTCCTAGCCAGTGATGATGACCGCGAAGGAGAAGCCATTTCCTGGCATTTAAAAGAGGTTTTAAAGCTTAAGGAAGAGCAAACTAAGCGAATTGTCTTCAGAGAAATCACCAAAAATGCAATTTCCAAAGCCATAGAAAACCCTCGTGGTATTGACTATGACTTGGTCAATGCACAGCAAGCGAGACGTATCCTTGATCGATTGGTAGGTTTTGAACTTTCTCCAATCCTTTGGAAAAAAATTAAAACTGGTTTATCAGCCGGTAGAGTTCAGTCAGTGGCTGTTCGTCTTATTGTAGATAGAGAAAGAGAAATCGAGCAGTTTAAGGCTAAGTCCAGCTTTAGAATTACTGCGCTATTTGAAGTAGAAGGAAAAGTATTTAAAGGAGAGCATCCCAAGCGTTTTGAAACGAAAGAGGAAGCTGAACAATTCCTAAAATCTTGCCTGAATGCTGAATTTTCAGTTGGTAACCTAGAGAAAAAACCTGGTAAAAAATCTCCAGCTGCTCCATTCACCACTTCTACCCTACAGCAGGAAGCAAGTAGAAAGCTTTACTTTTCGGTTGCACAAACCATGTCGGTAGCACAGAAGCTTTATGAAGCAGGTAAGATTACCTACATGCGTACTGATAGCGTCAACCTTTCGGAAGACGCAATGAATTCTGCTAAAAACGCCATTAATAATTCTTATGGAGATCAATACCATAAGGCTAGAAAATATTCAACAAAATCTGAAGGAGCTCAGGAAGCTCACGAGGCCATCAGGCCAACAGATTTTTCTGTAAATGAAATTTCTGGAGATAGAAATGAGCAGCGTTTATACGACTTAATCTGGAAGAGAGCCATCGCCTCTCAAATGTCCGATGCTGCCTTAGAGAAAACAACAATCACAATTGATATCTCCAATTCAGATCAACACCTAGTGGCAACTGGCGAGATCATCAAGTTTGATGGATTTCTTAAAGTATACTTAGAAGACACTGATGATGAGCCAGAAGATGAGGATAATGTAAATAAGTCACTTCTTCCACCTTTGGAAATCGGTCAAGGCCTAGGCCTAAAAGAGATGAAAGGGAAAGAAACTTTCTCCCGTTCGGCTCCAAGGTATACGGAAGCTTCACTTGTGAAAAAATTAGAGGAGTTAGGCATCGGTCGTCCATCTACTTACGCACCAACTATATCTACCATACAGAGAAGAGAATATGTCATCAAGGAATCACGAGATGGCACGCCTAGAAAATATGTGGAAATGGTTATCGCCGATTGCAATTTTAAAGACGAAGTAAAAACAGAAATTACAGGAGCTGAGAAGCAAAAGCTTTTCCCGACCAATATAGCCATGGTCGTAAATGATTTTCTTGTGGAGCATTTTCCAAATGTGATTGACTTCAGTTTTACTGCTCGAGTAGAAAAGGAATTTGATGACATCGCCACTGGAGGTCAGGATTGGCACGATATGATTCAATCATTCTATGGCAACTTCCATCATAATGTAGAAGAAACAGAGCAAGTTTCCAGACAGGATATCAATACGAGCAGAGAACTTGGTAAGCATCCGGAAAGCGGGAAACCGATGATTGCAAGATTAGGCAAATTTGGTCCGCTTGTTCAAATCGGAGATAGTGAAGATGAAGAAAAGCAGTATGCTAGCCTTAAAAAAGGGCAATTCATAGAAAACATCACGCTCGAAGATGCTTTAGAGCTATTTAAGTTACCTAGAGACGTGGGGATGTTTGAGGATAAGAAAATGGTTGCAGCCATTGGAAGGTTTGGTCCTTATATCAGACATGATGGTGCTTTCTTCTCAATCGGGAAAGAGCTAGACCCATTGAGCATAAATGAGGAAGAGGCGATTGAAATCATTAAAAACAAGCGTGAAGCAGATGCCAAAAAGCATATCAAATCATTTGATGAAAACCCTGAAATCCAGGTATTGAATGGCAGATGGGGGCCTTACATAAAGATGGGTAAGAAAAACTATAAAATCCCAAAGGATAAAGTTGCTGAAGACCTGACTTACGAGGAAACAATTCATATCATAGAAAACCAGCCTGAGCCTAAAAAGAAAGGTCGATTTGCTAAAAAGAAAAGCTAA
- a CDS encoding SixA phosphatase family protein, whose translation MKQLFLLRHGEAGFSDGTDFQRQLTQRGIERLHRMGVELKSRSLGVDIMYCSTAERTMETAKIMESYLAIGEEIFLKEIYEGNLGALINLIENIPSTHNSCLIVGHNPIISLLVSHISGESYLNMQPGMMVCLDLEINEWQMVGLNTGILKEVFQ comes from the coding sequence ATGAAGCAATTATTTTTATTAAGACATGGAGAAGCAGGTTTTTCAGATGGAACAGATTTCCAAAGGCAATTGACGCAAAGAGGGATCGAAAGGTTGCATAGGATGGGGGTTGAGCTTAAAAGTAGGTCTTTGGGAGTAGATATTATGTACTGTTCCACTGCTGAAAGGACTATGGAAACCGCAAAAATTATGGAGTCCTACTTAGCAATAGGAGAGGAAATTTTTTTAAAGGAAATCTATGAAGGGAATTTAGGGGCTTTGATCAATTTGATTGAAAATATTCCTTCTACTCATAATTCTTGCCTAATCGTAGGGCATAATCCTATTATCAGTCTTTTGGTTTCACATATTTCTGGAGAAAGTTATTTGAATATGCAGCCAGGAATGATGGTATGCCTGGATCTTGAAATCAATGAATGGCAAATGGTGGGGTTAAATACGGGCATTCTAAAAGAAGTTTTTCAATAA
- a CDS encoding pyridoxal phosphate-dependent aminotransferase, giving the protein MIKSMNRRDWMKTSLLSAGALVASPSFALPKKAASGAFHYAPESILGEYLPDFPISEPKMLAKLNANENPYGPAPEVVKAIANTAGIGNRYGHGEAKVLIDMIAEKEGVSPDHIMLGPGSTDLLEKVAITRFKDGGNVISADPSYMSLINTAQSMGGSWKPVPLASDYGHDLDAMEKAIDAETKLIYVCNPNNPTGSITDSEKLKAFCSKVSEKTPVFVDEAYLEFLENPESKSMVGLVAEGKDVIVARTFSKIHGMAGLRIGYMVATPERIESVTQYVRSTMGLCVTSLNGAIASMKQNKFLTECRGYNSECRHFTHDAITSLGYDIIPSHTSFMIFPIAMDGKEFMKGMYDSGVGIRVFNINDKDWCRVSMGTKSEMEIFVETFKKVTA; this is encoded by the coding sequence ATGATCAAGTCAATGAACAGAAGAGATTGGATGAAAACGAGTTTGCTGTCTGCGGGAGCGTTGGTGGCATCTCCATCATTTGCTTTACCAAAGAAAGCAGCCTCGGGAGCTTTTCATTATGCACCTGAAAGTATTTTGGGTGAATATCTGCCTGATTTCCCGATTTCAGAACCAAAAATGTTGGCAAAATTGAATGCCAATGAAAACCCATATGGTCCAGCACCAGAAGTGGTCAAAGCTATTGCAAATACAGCTGGTATAGGAAACCGATATGGTCATGGAGAGGCAAAAGTTTTAATAGATATGATTGCTGAGAAAGAAGGAGTTTCTCCAGATCATATTATGCTAGGTCCTGGTTCTACTGATTTGTTGGAGAAAGTAGCTATTACAAGATTCAAAGATGGGGGGAATGTTATTTCTGCAGATCCTTCTTACATGTCTTTGATCAATACCGCTCAATCCATGGGAGGTTCATGGAAGCCTGTTCCATTAGCCTCGGATTATGGACATGACTTAGATGCTATGGAAAAAGCAATAGATGCAGAGACCAAACTTATCTACGTATGTAATCCAAATAATCCAACTGGTTCTATTACGGACTCGGAAAAGCTAAAAGCATTTTGTTCTAAAGTATCTGAGAAAACGCCTGTTTTTGTAGATGAAGCTTACCTGGAGTTTTTAGAAAATCCGGAATCAAAATCCATGGTAGGATTAGTTGCTGAAGGAAAAGACGTCATTGTTGCCAGAACATTCAGTAAGATTCATGGAATGGCTGGTTTGCGAATTGGCTATATGGTAGCTACACCAGAAAGAATTGAGAGCGTGACCCAATATGTAAGAAGTACCATGGGCCTTTGTGTGACTTCTTTGAATGGAGCAATTGCTAGTATGAAACAAAACAAGTTCTTGACAGAATGCCGTGGGTATAATTCTGAATGTAGACACTTCACCCATGATGCAATAACCTCATTGGGTTATGATATTATTCCTTCTCATACCAGTTTTATGATTTTCCCTATCGCTATGGATGGAAAAGAGTTTATGAAAGGGATGTATGATTCAGGAGTTGGTATCAGAGTATTCAACATTAATGATAAAGACTGGTGTAGAGTAAGTATGGGAACGAAAAGCGAGATGGAAATTTTCGTAGAGACATTCAAGAAAGTGACTGCCTAA
- a CDS encoding AEC family transporter, translating into MSLALQKTCSLLLLILIGYLLKNRLVKDDHKKGLKTIILDLALPAMIFVALLKIDIDTELMFLPLLILAWNAMMLISSKMVLPLLGFKKDSAETRTWLLMIPSLAPGLSCFPFLLEYLGEDALAWGALADIGNKVYVLIFSYLFAMSMYYKNFGLGSRSNGQKVKELVISMFKEPINMVIIVALIILAMGYRLENLPGFIGESVLMLKDIMTPLVLLFIGVSVILKREQIQKIASVLILRAGFSFIISGIFISLVDLPSEAAILLAVVFPLSACSFWPFAHMSAVRQLERDKEVTVEEGTFNLELGINILAVSLPLSTVLILGVFSSGSYFTFPSHLFAIGGVLVALPVIPRLLIWVRNLEFSIPFINEKELKDSSAESR; encoded by the coding sequence ATGTCATTAGCCTTACAAAAAACATGTTCTCTGCTATTACTGATCTTAATTGGGTATTTGCTCAAAAATAGGTTGGTAAAAGATGACCATAAAAAAGGCCTAAAAACGATTATTCTAGATTTGGCTTTGCCTGCAATGATTTTTGTAGCTCTGCTCAAAATTGACATCGATACCGAATTGATGTTTCTTCCCCTGTTGATTTTGGCTTGGAATGCCATGATGCTGATCAGCAGTAAAATGGTACTGCCTTTACTAGGTTTCAAGAAAGATTCAGCGGAAACGCGAACCTGGTTGTTAATGATTCCTTCTTTAGCACCCGGGTTATCCTGTTTTCCATTTCTATTGGAATACCTTGGCGAAGATGCCCTTGCTTGGGGTGCTTTGGCAGATATAGGAAATAAAGTTTATGTACTAATTTTCTCTTATCTGTTTGCTATGAGTATGTATTATAAAAACTTTGGTTTAGGTAGTCGGTCCAATGGACAGAAAGTCAAGGAGCTTGTGATCTCTATGTTTAAAGAACCTATAAACATGGTGATAATTGTCGCATTGATCATTCTAGCTATGGGCTACAGATTAGAAAACCTTCCTGGTTTTATCGGAGAGTCGGTTTTGATGCTAAAGGACATTATGACGCCTTTAGTGCTCTTATTCATAGGTGTTTCAGTCATATTGAAAAGAGAGCAGATTCAAAAGATTGCTTCAGTACTAATCTTGAGAGCGGGATTCAGTTTTATCATCTCTGGGATTTTCATCTCTTTGGTAGACCTGCCTAGTGAAGCAGCAATCTTACTCGCGGTGGTTTTTCCATTGTCAGCCTGTTCCTTTTGGCCTTTTGCTCATATGTCTGCGGTACGACAATTAGAAAGGGATAAAGAAGTGACAGTGGAGGAGGGGACTTTTAACTTGGAGTTAGGGATTAATATCCTAGCCGTATCTCTGCCCTTGAGTACTGTGCTGATTTTGGGAGTTTTTAGTTCAGGAAGCTATTTCACATTCCCAAGCCATTTATTCGCGATCGGCGGAGTTTTAGTGGCTTTGCCAGTAATTCCTCGATTGTTGATTTGGGTAAGAAATCTAGAGTTTTCAATTCCTTTTATAAATGAAAAAGAATTAAAAGATAGTTCTGCAGAAAGCAGATAA
- a CDS encoding 3-keto-disaccharide hydrolase, translating into MNLKSPIITTSKRFFVLPFLALIFAFPALSQTGVGVEPIKGAKLLMDGSEKMLHKNWEYWEGPRFSSTMPIKWPTAKDPISGESVISSNDPAGAGGKYGAADIVTKQKYEDFRAHVEFFVKDPGGNSGVYLQNRYEIQILDGDNTDHGMAAIINEQIPTSDAYNGTGKWNAYDITFKAARFENGVLTEKARVTIYFNGVKIHEDQPIQQVWGGPNSGLDGGNDGGKGITDTPGGLKLQAEGHDVFYRNIWIKKLNLDGKSTDF; encoded by the coding sequence ATGAATCTAAAAAGTCCCATAATCACTACCTCCAAGAGGTTTTTCGTTTTACCTTTTCTTGCTTTAATTTTTGCTTTTCCAGCCCTTTCCCAAACAGGTGTTGGTGTGGAACCGATAAAAGGTGCAAAGCTTTTAATGGATGGCTCTGAGAAAATGCTTCATAAAAACTGGGAGTATTGGGAAGGACCGAGGTTCTCCAGCACCATGCCTATTAAGTGGCCAACAGCAAAAGACCCCATCAGCGGAGAATCTGTCATCAGCAGCAATGACCCTGCAGGAGCAGGAGGTAAATACGGAGCCGCAGATATTGTGACAAAACAAAAATACGAAGACTTCAGAGCCCATGTCGAATTCTTTGTCAAAGACCCGGGAGGGAATAGCGGAGTTTACTTACAAAACCGATACGAAATCCAGATTTTGGATGGAGATAACACGGATCATGGCATGGCGGCAATCATCAACGAGCAGATACCAACTTCCGATGCATACAATGGTACAGGAAAGTGGAATGCATATGATATTACCTTCAAAGCAGCAAGGTTTGAAAATGGAGTTTTAACTGAAAAAGCGCGAGTAACAATTTACTTTAACGGAGTTAAGATTCATGAAGATCAACCCATCCAACAAGTCTGGGGAGGTCCAAACTCCGGTTTAGATGGTGGAAATGATGGAGGAAAAGGAATCACCGATACCCCTGGAGGTTTAAAGCTTCAAGCTGAAGGCCATGATGTTTTTTATAGAAATATCTGGATCAAAAAATTGAATCTGGACGGAAAAAGTACTGATTTCTAA